TATGGCCCTAATTTTATCGTTTTTAGAATAATTATCTAATACTCTAAAAATATCCATTAAATTACCAATTTGCTTTTCTTGATACGCTTTATAATTTAATAAAAAGATTACTCCTTCTCTAGATTCGGGCAAGCCAACAGTAACTTTATAGATTTCTATATGATTTTGTATTTTTTTAAGTAGAATTTTAAAATTATTATGAAAAGTAAGTTTTTCTTCTTTTAAAATAACTTTTGAAATGTGGTTTAACCTCTTTGAAACTTCAAAAATTAATAGTTTAAACTCATCTACTTTTTCTTGATGTTCCTTAAACAAAGCATCAAACTTGTCATAATCAACCGTGTTTGAAATAGCTAATTCATATATTTCTATAATTTTAGAAAAGATTAGCTGTTGACGTCTTGTTCTATTACTAAAAACCAAGCTAAACCTTTTTTCTAAAACAACTTCTCTTATCGTTTCATGCAGTTCATTAATATCTACTTGAAGTTTAAAATTTTCTTCTAAAAGGGCTGTTCTATTTTCTGTATCTACCAATAACTTTCCACGAATTTTTACAAACTCTGCCGTTTTTTCAATTAATTGAACAAACAAATAATCTACTTGTAATTTTGGTAACACTAACTCTGTTAAGGTGGTTAAAAATAAATACCAAATACCCCCCAAAGCAATAAGTAACGAATGCTCAAAAACAGAAATTTCTATACTATGGGGTGCCAAAGCCAAAACAAGTGAAATTAAGCCTGCAAATGAAATTAAAGATGCTCTAAAACTAAAAACAGAAAGATATGAAATAGAAAATACAAGAATAATTAATAAAGGAATTAAAACAAAGTAACTCGTAAAACTCCCAATTAATAGCGTTACTACAAAAGTTAAAAAAATGGAAGCAACAATACCAAAAAACTTATGTTTTAAACTTCCAGAAATATCAGATGGAGCACAGAAAATGGCTCCTAAGGCAATACTAAACCCTATCTTAAAGCTATCAAAAAAATAAATAGATATTAGTACAGGAATTACCATTGCTAAAGCAACCACCAGTGCTTTAATAAAATACACCCCTTTAAAATATCTAATTAAATTTTTAATCATACATAAAATTAATACTCAAATTTAAGAAGTTTTTTCTAGGTAAGTCTATTTATTTAATCATTTTAAATTGATAAATAAAAGAATGTTTTTATATACTAATTACAATATTATTAAAGAGAAAAAAGGCGAATTTTCTTCCCCTGATTATTGAAAGAAAATACCTCATTAAGTAACACATAACACCAATTTTCTCTAAAATACTATTTTTTACTATCTATGAGAACCATCACAAAAGGGTTCATTTTTAGTGGCTTTACAAGCACATAAATTTCTTGTTTCTGTTTTTTCTGCAGTAAACACATTTGGGCTCATTCCTGTTCCTTTATGCTTTCCATCACATAACGGTTGTTTTTCCGATAACCCGCAAGTACACCAAGCGTAGTTTTTTCCTTCTTCTAATGCTACTGCAATAGATGCATTTCCTGCTCTTTTTGGTAATTTCATATTTTTTATTTTAGAGTATCAATATAAGCAATTTTATGATTAATTTCTATTTTGAAGTTATAGAATGATTTGTAATTCTATTATATTAGCCAATAATTTATAAAATCATAAAATGAAATCATACGTATATCTATTTTTCTCTTTAATTCTTTTTACTTCTTGTGTTGGTAATGACTCTCCTACTTTTGAGCCACAAACGGAAGCAGACA
The nucleotide sequence above comes from Polaribacter butkevichii. Encoded proteins:
- a CDS encoding CDGSH iron-sulfur domain-containing protein, which gives rise to MKLPKRAGNASIAVALEEGKNYAWCTCGLSEKQPLCDGKHKGTGMSPNVFTAEKTETRNLCACKATKNEPFCDGSHR